A part of Aegilops tauschii subsp. strangulata cultivar AL8/78 chromosome 2, Aet v6.0, whole genome shotgun sequence genomic DNA contains:
- the LOC109737160 gene encoding DEAD-box ATP-dependent RNA helicase 36, protein MEVDGEARPFLLFSKPKSNRRTEPQPQVQSQPKPPKPDLSPAVQTDHADSGDSDDSGSDSDSDPAPTVVIDHGDTCSADGAAADALASFADLGLSEWLVDVCTSLGMRRPTAVQRRCIPRALAGENVLGIAETGSGKTAAFALPILHRLGEDPFGVAALALAPTRELAAQLAEQFRALGSPLGLRCLAAIGGFDSLAQAKGLARRPHVVVATPGRIATLIKNDPDLAKVFARTKFLVLDEADRVVDANFEEDLKVIFDCLPKKRQTFLFSATMSDNLRSLLELSGSKSYFFEAYEGFKTVENLKQQYIHIPPDGKELHLLYLLSKMKEDNIRSAIVFVSTCRTCQYLDFVLQELGRPAVSLHSHKAQSQRLSALHRFKSGQVPVLIATDVASRGLDIQTVDLVINYDIPRFPRDYIHRVGRTARATRGGLSICFVTQRDICLLHEIEDDVGNRFSAYECDDKEVTKDITKVFKARRLANMRMADEGHEDKVQDRKDQKKRDQARKRKHDE, encoded by the exons ATGGAGGTCGACGGCGAGGCCCGCCCGTTCCTCCTCTTCTCCAAGCCCAAGTCCAATCGCCGGACCGAGCCTCAGCCCCAAGTCCAGTCACAGCCGAAACCCCCAAAACCCGACCTTTCTCCCGCCGTCCAGACCGACCACGCCGACTCTGGCGACTCCGACGACTCCGGCTCCGATTCTGACTCCGACCCGGCGCCCACCGTCGTGATCGACCACGGCGACACCTGCagcgcggacggcgccgccgccgacgcgcTCGCCTCCTTCGCGGACCTCGGCCTGTCGGAGTGGCTGGTCGACGTGTGCACCTCCCTGGGCATGCGGCGCCCCACGGCCGTGCAGCGGCGGTGCATCCCGCGCGCGCTCGCCGGCGAGAACGTGCTCGGCATCGCCGAGACCGGCAGCGGCAAGACGGCCGCGTTCGCGCTCCCCATCCTGCACCGCCTCGGCGAGGACCCCTTCGGCGTCGCCGCGCTCGCGCTCGCGCCCACGCGGGAGCTCGCGGCGCAGCTCGCCGAGCAGTTCCGCGCTCTCGGCTCGCCGCTGGGGCTCAGGTGCCTCGCGGCGATTGGAGGGTTCGACTCGCTCGCGCAGGCCAAGGGCCTCGCGCGCCGCCCCCACGTCGTTGTGGCCACCCCCGGCCGCATCGCCACGCTCATCAAGAACGACCCTGACCTCGCCAAAGTCTTTGCCCGCACCAAG TTTCTTGTGTTGGATGAGGCAGATAGAGTTGTAGATGCCAATTTCGAGGAGGACCTCAAGGTGATATTTGATTGTTTGCCAAAGAAGCGGCAAACATTTCTATTTTCTGCAACGATGTCGGATAATCTGCGATCTTTGCTAGAGCTTTCGGGAAGCAAGTCGTACTTTTTTGAGGCATACGAAGGGTTCAAGACTGTTGAGAACTTAAAGCAGCAGTATATCCATATACCTCCGGATGGAAAAGAGCTCCATCTTCTGTATCTTCTGTCAAAAATGAAGGAAGATAATATACGTTCAGCCATTGTATTTGTTTCAACTTGCAG GACATGCCAATATTTGGACTTTGTGTTGCAAGAGCTTGGTCGACCTGCTGTTTCTTTGCACTCTCACAAGGCTCAGTCACAAAGGCTTTCAGCGTTGCATCGTTTTAAGTCTGGTCAGGTCCCTGTGTTGATCGCTACCGATGTGGCCAGTCGTGGGCTGGATATCCAAACTGTTGATCTTGTTATCAACTATGACATCCCAAG GTTTCCACGTGATTATATCCATAGGGTTGGGCGAACTGCAAGAGCTACCAGGGGAGGgctctcaatatgctttgtgacCCAG AGGGATATATGTCTCCTACATGAGATAGAAGATGACGTGGGGAATCGATTCAGTGCATATGAGTGCGACGACAAAGAAGTCACCAAAGATATTACAAAG GTATTCAAAGCGAGGCGTCTCGCAAACATGAGGATGGCGGACGAGGGCCACGAAGACAAGGTTCAAGACAGGAAAGACCAGAAGAAGAGAGACCAGGCAAGAAAGCGCAAACACGACGAGTGA